The sequence below is a genomic window from Mycobacterium sp. ITM-2016-00316.
CCAGAACATCTCGGGCATGCTGGCCCGGCTCGGCGCCGGTGAGGACGCCCGCTTCGGGCTGTGGGTCGTGTTGTGCTTCGCGGTGCTGGGGCTCACCGTCTGGGCGGTGTTGCGACTGCTGCGTGCGGGCCCCGAGAGCGACGAGGCGGTGCTGGCGGTGATCTGCGTGGCGATGTTCGGCCTCGTGGTGTCCCCGGTGTCGTGGTCACATCACTGGGTGTGGGTGCTGCCCACCGTGGTGGTGACCGTGGTGGTCGGGCTACGCCGTCGCCGTTTGGTCCTGGTGCTGGCCGGCCTGGCGGGTCTGGCGCTGACGATCTGGACGCCGATCACCCTGATGCCCGAGCACCAGGAAACCGCGGCGTCACTGTGGCGTCGGCTGGCCGGCGGCTCGTACCTGTGGTGGGCGCTCGCGGTGATCATCGCGGCGGGCACCGTGCCCGCGGCGGCGGCCACCGTCGAGGGCGAACAGCCCGCCGACCCGCTGCCCGCGGCGAAGACGCCCTAACCGGCCTTCGCGGTGACCGCGGCCGGGGCCGGGGCCTTGGCCTCTTCGGCCGCCAGCTTGAGATCGGCGGCGTAGAGGTCCACGTACTCCTGACCACCGAGACGCATCAGCTCGTACATCACCTCGTCGATGACGGCGCGCTCGATGAAGCGGTTACCGGCCAATCCCTCGAACCGGCTGAAATCCATCGGCTTACCGAAACGGACCTCGACGCGGCCGAAATGCCACATCTTGCTGCCGGGCGGGTTGACGACGTTGGTTCCGATCATCGCGACGGGAATCACCGGGATACCGCTCTCCAGGGCGACCCGGGCCAGGCCGGTCTTGCCCTTGTACAGCCGGCCGTCCGGGGAACGGGTTCCCTCGGGGTACATCCCGAGCAATTTGCCCTCGCCGAGAATTCGCTGCGCCGTCGTCAGCGCAGCGAGCGCGGAGTCGGCATCGGTGCGGTCGATCGGCACCTGGCCGGTCGAGGAGTAGAAGAACTTGGTCAGCTTGCCCTTGAGACCGGTGCCGGTGAAGTACTCGGCCTTAGCCAGGAAGGTGATACGACGCTTGAGCACCAGCGGCAAATAGAAGCTGTCCGCGACGGCCAGGTGATTACTGGCCAGGATCACCGCACCGGAATCCGGAACGTATTCCAGCCCTTGCACTTTCGGTCGGCCGAGCAGCGACAGCAACGGGCCCATCAAGATGTACTTGTAGAACCAGAACCACATGGACCCTCCTGCAACGGCACCCGGTTCCGAGACCGGGCCGGACGGGGACAACTGTACCCAGGCTGCGTGAGTGCGACCACACGTGATCCGTCAGTCGTCCAACGTCACCGGGATCTGCTCGTAGCGGCTGAATCCGTTCGGCGGCCGATCGCCGTCGGCGGGCGGCGGCGGTGGCGGTGGGGGCGGCTCCGGATCGCCGACCATCGCACGGATCACCGTCAGCAGCGCCACGCTGTGCTCGGCGATCACCGACAGCAGCGGATGCTGTTCGCCGTTCACCAGCGCGGCCAGCGCGCAGACCGGGCACCACACCTGCTGGCACGGCCCGGGCCCGGCGCCGTCGGCGCCGGCACGTGCGGCCGCCAGCCGCACCGCCGGATCGAGCTTGTCCAGGATCGCCTGGGCCAGTTGCCGCAGTTCCGGCGGGATGTCGGAGTGTTGCCCGCTCACTTCGGCCACACCTCCGGATTCGGTCTGAAACGTACCGTCAACTCCCCGCCCCGGAACTGTGCGCCGATCACGCTGCAGCGCCGCAGCACCGAGGCCAATCGAACCCGCCGCCGCATACCGCCGGAGCCGATGATGAGGTCATCGTCGACCCGGCCGAGTGTCAGCGCACCGGGGTCGACCTGCGGCAACTCTATCCGCATCCGGTACACCGCATCGAGGCCGGTTCCGGATTCACGATCCACCACCGGGCGCAATGGCCCGGGCGGCGGCGATCCGTCCCGTAGCCGGGCGGCCTCCAGGAGTTCACCGAGCGCCTTGGGTCCGATCGGCTCACCCGCCAGATGCGGCACCAGCACCAGCTTCACATCGCCGATGGCCGCGTCCAGCTCGTCGAGCACCGCCTGCTGTTCGGCGATCCGCTCGGAATACCAGTCGAATGCCGGGTGGGCCGGAAGGTTCCGATACTCGAATGAATCGTCTTGCACCAGAATCTGGTTGACCAGTAGCTCGGCGACGGGCACGCCCATCAGCGCCAGCGAGCCGAGGGTACGGGCCGCCTCGGCGGCGACCACCCGCTCGGCAGTGAGCACCAGATGCGCGCTCACCCGCGAGGCGTCGGCAAGCAGCGCCGAGAGCCTCTCGGTGCCGTCGGCGATCCGCTCCACCCACGTCACCGCGGCGGCCGAGGCCGCGTCGGCGGCCGGCTGCGCGAGGCGGCGGTGCCGCGGCCAGGCCCGCTCCAGGTAGAGGCCGAAGGTGGCCGGCAGGGTCAGCATCCGCAATGCATCGGCGGTGGAGGCGCAGTCCACCACCACGTGATCCCACCGGCCGGAGTCTGCGAGCTCGCCGACCTCGTGCAGCCCGAGCACCTCCTGGACGCCGGGCAATGCCGAAAGTTCTTCCGGGGCAATAGTTCCCAGATCTGACAGCGGGTACTTCTGCTCCAGGACACCGGCGATGTCACGCCAGCGGGCCTCCAGCAGCGCCAGGGTGTCCAGGGCCAGCGCGTCCAGGAAACCGCCGTCACCGGGTCCGATGTCCAGGTCGGCCAGCACCCTGGTCGGCTCGCGCTTGCCGGTCGGGACGATGCTGACGCCCAGCACATCGCCGGTGGAATGGGCCTGGTCGGTGGACACGATGAGCACCCGCAGCCCGCTGCGCGCGTCACGCACAGCGGTGGCGGTGGCCAACGTGGACTTGCCTACCCCACCCTTGCCGACGAACAGGCTGACCCGGGCGGGCGCGGGTGAATTCTCCGCACTCAGCTCACTGCACCTCGACTCGCTTCTTGAGATCCTTCAGCGCGGTGTCGGTGAGCCGGCGCTCCGCCTTGCGCTTGAGCAGCCCGATCATCGGGATGACCAGGTCGACGGAGAGTTCATAGGTCACATCGGTACCGGAACCCTTGGGAGACAACCGATACGCACCCTGCAGCGCTTTCAGCAGGGAGCTGGAGACCAGAGTCCAGGTGACGGACTGACGGTCGGCGGGCCAGTCATAGGACAGCACCATCGTGTCCTTGAGCACCGCGGCGTCCAGCACCAGCCGGGCCGTCTTCGGATTCCCCGCCCCGTCGGCGTCGAGCACCTCGGCTTCCTTGTATTCGGCCACCCATTCCGGGTAGGAGCCGATATCGGCGATCACGTCCATCACCGTCGAGGGATCAGCCTCGATGTAAATCGTCTGCGCCGTCTTCTCCGCCACGCCCAGAAATGTACCCGTACTCGGCTCGCTTCATGCCAGCCGTGACACCCCCACCGGGCGCTGCGCCTCGAGGCAGGTCTTGATCTCGAAGGCCATTCTCTTGCCCGCCACCCGGCGGTTGTGATTGAGCTTTGCCAGATCGAGCTGCGCGCGGTCACCGGGCGGCTCGGCGTGCAGGAAGTAGTGCAGGATGACGCCGTCCATCATCGTTTCCAGCCACACCTCCATGGTGCCGGTCAAACCGCCCGCCACGGTCCAGCGCTGGCCTGCCGGACCGCGGTCCTCGACCACCGTGAGCCGCAGATCCGGCCACCAGCGCCGCCAGCAGGCCGGGTCGGCGACCGCCCGCCCGACATCGGCCGGGTCGGCGCACACAAAGGTCTCATCGGCGATCTGCACGCTGTTCATCGCCCAATAGCTTCACACATGGGTTGCGAGCGCTGTGACCTAGCTGACTGGGCGGCCGACTAGGCTGTCGCCAGAAAATCCGTCACCAGGACCCGAGGGGCCAAGATCGTGCGTGAGTTCACCGTTCCGGCATCGTTCGAGATCGCCGAGTATGACACCGTCGTCAGCTCGGTCTATGCACATGAGCGCGAGGATCCCGACCAGGTGATCTTCCAGCGTCAGGTGGACGGCGCCTGGACCGATGTCACCTGCGCCCAGGCGGCAGCCCAGATTCGTTCGGCGGCTTTGGGTTTGATCGCCCATGGCATTCAGGCCGGCGACCGGGTCGCCCTCCTGTCGGCAACCCGCTATGAATGGCCGATCTTCGACTTCGCGATCCTGTCGATCGGCGCCGTCACCGTCCCGATCTACGAGACATCGGCCCCCGAGCAGATCCGGCACGTGCTCAACGATTCGGGCGCGGTGCTGGTGATCGCCGAGACCGATGCCCATGCCGACCGGGTCGAGCAACTCACCGACCAGCTGCCCGACGTGCGTGCGGTGCTGCGCATCGAGAGCAGCACTGCCGAGCCCGCCCTCGACGTGCTGGCCAAAGCCGGGCAGACCGAGGACGCCGCTGCCCTCGAAGCCCGGGTCGGTGCCATCAAGTCAGGCGATCCCGCAACGCTGATCTACACCTCGGGCACCACCGGCCTGCCCAAGGGCTGCCAGCTCACCCATTCCAACCTGCTCTACGAGATCCGCGGCGCCAAGGCGGCCTTCCCGACGCTGCTGCGCAAGGGTGAGCGGCTGCTGGTCTTCCTGCCCCTGGCGCACGTGCTGGCCCGGGCGATCACCATCGGCGCGTTCGCCAACAAGGTCACCCTCGGCTTCACCAGCGATATCAAGAACCTGGTGCCCGCGCTCGGGGTGTTCAAACCGACGCTGGTGGTGTCGGTGCCGCGGGTCTTCGAGAAGGTGTACAACACTGCCGAGCAGAACGCGCGCAACGACGGCAAGGGCCGCATCTTCGAGATCGCCGCCAACACCGCCATCGAGTTCAGCCAGGCCCAGGACGGCACCGGCCCCGGTCTGGTCCTGAAGCTCAAGCACGCGCTGTTCGACAAGCTGGTCTATGGCAAGCTGCGGGCCGCGCTCGGCGGCAACTGCCGCGCCGCGATCTCCGGCGGCGCACCGCTGGGCGCCAGACTCGGGCACTTCTACCGCGGTGTCGGACTGACCATCTACGAAGGCTACGGATTGACCGAGAGCAGCGCCGCGGTCACCGCCAACCAGGTGGGCGCCGTCAAGGTCGGTTCGGTCGGAAAGTTGTTGCCCGGCAACAGCATGCGGCTCGCCGATGATCATGAGCTGCTGCTGCGCGGCGGCGTGGTGTTCGGCGGCTACTGGCGCAACGAACAGGCCACCGCGGATGCGTTCACCGACGGCTGGTTCCACACCGGCGACCTCGGCGCGATCGATGCCGACGGTTTCCTGACGATCATCGGCCGCAAGAAGGAGATCATCGTCACCGCGGGCGGCAAGAACGTCGCCCCGGCCCCGCTGGAGGACAAACTGCGCGCACACCCGCTGATCAGCCAGGCGATGTGCGTGGGCGACGCCCAACCCTTCATCGCCGCCTTGATCACCATCGATCCCGAGGCCTTCGAGGGCTGGAAACAGCGCCACGGGAAGAATGCGGCTGCCACGGTGGCAGATCTGACCCAGGACCCCGACCTACTCGCCGAGATCCAATCTGCGGTCGATGAGGCCGACGAATCGGTGTCCAAGGCCGAGGCGATCCGCACGTTCCGGATCCTGCCGGTCGACTTCACCGAGGACACCGGTGAGCTGACGCCGACGCTGAAGGTCAAGCGCAAGGTGGTCGCCGAGAAGTTCGCCGACCAGATCGCGGCGATCTACGCCTGATTCCCTGGTCTCAGGGCGTCAGCAGTCGCTGCAGTCGCGTGCCCTGGGTACGCCATTGCCAGTTCTGCACGACCCAATCCCGCCCCGCCGCCCCCATCCGGGTGGCGGTGGCGGGGTCGGCGAGCAGATCGCTGACCGCCGTGGCGATGGCGTCGACATCGGTGCCGTCGACCACCCAGCCGGTCTCACCGTCTCGCACCGTCTCCGGGGCGCCGCCGGAGCGGCCCGCCACCACCGGCACGCCGGAGGCCGAGGCCTCCAGGAACACGATGCCCAGGCCCTCGACGTCCAGACCCGCACCGCGGGTGCGGCATGGCATGGCGAAGACATCGGCCATGGCGTGGTGGGCCGGTAGCTCCGCGCCGGGGACGCCGCCGGTGAACAGCACATCGTCGGCGACGCCCGCGCGCTGCGCGAGCGTCTCCAGGTTCTCCCGATACGGTCCGCCGCCGACGATCACCAGGGCCGCACCGGGAACCCGCCGCCGGATCCGGCCGAACGCGCGGATCAACATGTCCTGGCCCTTGCGCGGAACCAGCCGGGAGAGGCACAACACCACCGGCCGGTCCCCCAGCCCGTACCTCGCGCGCAGTTGCGCACGCGAGACGGTATCGGGCGCGAAGCGGTCGATGTCCACCCCGGGTGACAGTCGCTCCAGGCGGGCCCGCGGGCCGAATGCCGATGCGAACCGGCCCCGGGTGTAGCCGCTGACATAGGTGACCACGTCGGCGTCGTCGCCGATGCGACGCAGCGCATTGCGCGCCAGCGGCAACATCGACCAGCCGACCTCATGGCCGTGCGTGCTGGCCACCACCCGGGTCGCCCCGGCACGCCGGGCCAGCGGTGACAGCAGCGCCAGCGGGGCCGCCGCGCCGAACCACACCGTCTCGATGTCGTGCTCGTCAATCAGGGCGCGCATCCGGCCCGCGACCGTCGGCTCGGGCAACATCAGGGTGCTCTGGTGTCGCACCACCCGGTATCCGGATGCCTCGGCGGCCGCCTTGTCGTAGTCGGCGGCGCCCTTCCACGAGGGCGCGTACACGGTCAGTTCGTGGCCGCCCGTCGCGGTCAGTTCCCCGACGAAGGCCTCCAGGTAGGACTGGATGCCGCCGCGGCGCGGGGGGAAGTCGTTGGTCACCAACAGCACCCGTGTCATCGCTCTCCTCACTACCGGCACCGCCGACCATCGACCGGCAACGCTATCCGGTCATCCACCGGCGCCACTGCGCGAGCACCTCATCGAGGTCCTCGTGCAGTGTCTCGCGAACGGCGGTGGCCGGATCGGGATGGCCGGGACCGCAGGCCCGCAGATACAGCGCACGCAATGTCTGCGGGCCGTACTGCTGCGCGACGTAGCGGCTGAACCACCAGGCCCGGTCGTAGGCCAGCGAGCGTACCGGTCCCTCGGTCTGCAGGTCGGCGTCCTCGGGCAACCGGGCGAGCAGATCGGCCTGTGCGGGCCCGGGTGGGCCCGGCTCCGGCCGGCCGACATAGTCGGCGACACCCTCGGTGACCCAGAGCGGCGCATCGGCGACCGTGTGCGGGCGGGCCGCGTAGTGGAACAGCTCGTGGCGCACCACGATCCGCAGCGCGGTGTCATTCATCGCTGCCGCTCCCGGCGCGAACACCATGCCGTCGGCGGTGGTGGCCGCGGCGATATCGGGGCTGCCGTGGGCCAGTACCCGGAACTGTTCGTCGGATTCGGTCACCACGACCACGATCTCGCGCGGCCAGTCCGGGCCCCAGAACGCGGTGACGGCGGCCGCCGCCCCGGGCAGTTCGGCGCCGATCCGCTCGATCATCGGCGCGCTGCGCGCACCGCCGAGCCCGCGCAACTGCGCGGTACGCCCGTCGGGCAGCGAGATGCTGGTCGTCGCGGCAGTACTCGATGTCGGGCTCGGTACCGGCGGCGCAGGCGGTGATTCAGCCTGGCACCCGGACAGCAGGACTGCGGCGGTCAGCGCGCCGCACAGTGCGTGTCTCAGTACCGACGCACGTTCTCAGTACCGACGCACGTTGTAGATCGGTGCGTTGTTGACCGGGGCCACGACCACGGGCTTGCCGAAGGTGGAGGCGTGCACCATCATGCCGTCACCGATATAGATGCCGACGTGCGACGCATCCGAGTAGTAGGACACGACGTCACCGGGCTGCATCTGATCGGTCGAGACCGCCTGGCCACCGGCGGCCTGCGCGTAGCTGGAGTGCGGCAGCGAGACACCGGCCTGCTGGAAGGCCCACTTCACCAGGCCGGAGCAGTCAAAGGCGCCCGGGCCTTCGGCACCCCACGAATAGGGCGAACCGATGCGGGTCAGTGCGGCCTGCACGGCCACCACGGCCGGGCCCGAGCCGGGTGCGGCGGCGGGCGGCGGCGCGACATCGCCCGGCGGGATGCCCGCCGGCGGGGCGGCCAGCACGCCGGGATCGTTGTTCGGCAACGCCTCCGGAGCCGGCACCGGGACCGAAGCCGGCACCGGTGGGATGGCGGCCAGCGCCTCACGCTGGGCCGGGGTCAGCACCTCGTACTGCGACTTGACGACGGCGATCTCGACCTGCAGCTTGCTTTGCTTGGATTGCAGGTCCGCACGCACCGCGGCGGCCTGCTCGGCGGCGGTCTTGGCGTTGGCGGCGGACTGGGCCGAGGCCGATTCGGCCTGCGCGGCCCGCACGTTGGTGTTCCGGAAGTTCTGCATCTGCGCCGACATCTCGGTCGCCATCACGCGCTGCACGGCCAGCTGATCGATCAGTACCTGCGGCGAGCTCGCGGTGAGCATGGAATCCAGGCCATCGGTGCGGCCGCCCATGTACTGGGCGGCGGCGATCTTGTCGACGGAGGTCTGGAATTTTGCGAGATCGGCCTTGGCCGCCTCGACCGCCGCGATATCGGCGGCGTGCTTTTCTTCGGCGGCACGCTGCGCGACCAGCTTGGTGTCGAGATCGAGCTGGGCGGCGTGCATGTTCTCGGTGGCGATCTCGGCCTGATGCGACAACTCGTTGAGCTTTGCCAGTGCATCGTCGGCCGGGTCGGCCTGCACGCCGGAGGCGAGGATCCCGCCGAACACGGTCAGGGCCGCTAACGCACCGATCAGGGGTCGCTGGACGCCACTCTTACGTCGGTGTGTGCGATCAGGCCTCAAGATATTGCGTCCTTACAACTGCGATTCAGCCGCGACGAACTTCTGTTTGGTCTCGAATAGGTTACGAAACGGCATCGGGCTTGTCCAACGGAAGACGTGAACGTAACAGGCGACCGGGATTAAATTCGGACTTGGCGGCGTTGCCAAAGGTCACGCGCGTGTCCTCACGCCACACCAGTTCTACCATCCGGGCGCTCGTGGCGATGGATCGGAACGAGCCGTAACCGGGGCGCCAGCCCGACCTCGGCGAGCACCGCGAGCGCTGCACGCTCGTCGTCCAGCAAAGTCTCCGGCACACCGAGCAGCACACTCACCACGCAATCCTGGCAGCCCGGACCGCGCACCGCGCAGTCATCACAGTCGATCACCACCGAGCCGGTGTCCAGCGCGTCGTCGGGCTCTTCCATCGCACGTTCGTTCATCGGGCCTTGATTCATGTTTCGCACCGTAACGACGGGTACCGACACGCCCACCGACCGACGACACGCTGGCCCGGCTTGTCAGGGGCGGGGCCTACCGTCACCGGTGTGCAGCAGCTGAGCTTCGCCGACGTGGATCCATCTGTCGGCTTCGCCGACGGTGATGCATCCGTCGGCTTCGCCGAGGGTGACCCGCTCGTCGATCTGCTGCTGGCCGACACCACCTTCGTGGTGGTGGACCTGGAGACCACCGGTGGCCGCGCCACCGACAGCACGCCCGGGAGCAACGACCACGACGCGATCACCGAGATCGGCGCGGTCAAGATCCGCGGCGGTGAGGTTCTCGGCGAACTGGCCACCCTGGTCGACCCGGGCCGCAGCATCCCGCCACAGATCGTCTCGCTGACCGGCATCACGTCGGCGATGGTCCACGACGCACCCCGCATCGATGCCGTGCTGCCCGCGTTCCTCGAGTTCGCCCGGGGCGCGGTGCTGGTCGCCCACAATGCGGGATTCGACATCGGGTTCCTGCGGGCCTCGGCGCAGCGCCTGGGCATCGCCTGGCCGCGCCCGCCGGTGCTGTGCACGGTGCGGCTGGCGCGGCGGGTGCTGACCCGTGACGAGGCGCCCAGCGTCAAACTCTCGGCACTCGCGCGGTTGTTCTCGGCCACCACCACCCCGAACCACCGGGCACTCGATGACGCCCGCGCGACGGTCGATGTGCTGCACGGGCTGATCGAGCGCGTCGGGAACCAGGGGGTGCGCACCTATCCCGAGTTACGCGCCTATCTGCCCGACGCCACCGCCCCGCAGCGTCGCAAGCGTCACCTGGCAGATGGTGTGCCGTCCCGGCCGGGCGTGTATCTGTTCCGCGGGCCCGCCGATGAGGTGCTCTACATCGGCACCGCGGTGAATCTGCGCCGCCGGGTGGGCCAGTACTTCACCGGGGCCGACCCACGCACCCGGATGAAGGAGATGGTGGCGCTGGCCACCCGGGTCGACCATGTCGAGTGTGCGCACGAGCTGGAGGCCGGGGTGCGCGAGTTGCGGCTGCTGGCCGCGCACGCCCCGCCGTACAACCGCCGGTCCAAGTTTCCGCGCCGGTGGTGGTGGATCACCCTCACCGACGAGGCGTTCCCCCGCTTTTCGGTGGTGCGCTCCCCGCGCAGTCCGCGCGCGATCGGACCGTTCACCTCCCGCGCGGATGCCGTCACGACCGTCGACGTGCTGGCCCTCGGCACCGGCGTACGAACCTGCAGCACCCGGCTGGCCCGCAGCGCGCGGCACGCCTGCGAGGAACGCGAGCTCTCCCCCTGCCCGGCCACCCGTGGCGCCGATATGGCGCAGTACGCCGGCGCGGCGCAGCGGGCGACCGATCTGCTCGACGGTGTGGACAGCGCGGCGTTCGGCACCGTGCTGAGCCAGATCGAGTCGCTGGCGAGCCTGCACCGCTATGAAACCGCCGCCCGGCTACGCGATCACACGGCGTCCGCCGTGGAGACGACATGGCGTGGGCAACGGCTCCAAGCACTGGCCGCGGTCGACGAGCTGATCGCGGCGCGGCCCGACGGGCGCGGCGGCTGGGAGCTGGCCGTGATCCGGCACGGACAGCTGGCCTCGGCCGGGTGCGCCCGCCGCGGCGTGCCGCCCATGCCGGTCATCGACGCCATAACCCTTGCGGCACAGTCGATCCTGCCGCAACCGGCCCCGCTGGGCGGCGCACTGGTGGAGGAGACGGCGGTGATCACCCGGTGGCTGGCCGGCCCGGGTGTGCGCATCGTCAGCGCCGAAACCGGTTGGGCCAGCCCGATCGGGTCGGCCGCCCGGTGGGCCGACTGGGCCGCCACCGCACGGTCGGCGCGCCTGGCCGCCGCGCAGCCGGCCACCCAGACCGATGATCTGGACGATCGCTACGGCGTCCACAAACCCGGGCGCACCCACGCCAGGGCGGTCTGAGTCAGCCGGCGACCTTCTGGGTGAACCGCACCCAGTTCGCCAGAAGTCGTTCTGCGGCACCGGAATCGATGGCCTCGGCGGCACGCTGCAGACCGGACTGCCACGCGGGCACCCACTGCGCGTCACCGGAAAGACCGGCATGGGCGACCATCGCGCCGGCGGCGTTGAGCACCACCGCGTCCCGGACGGGTCCCTTGGCGCCGCTGAGCACCGCCCGCACCGAAGCGGCGTTGGCCTCGGCGTCACCGCCGACGAGTTCGCTCAGATCGGCCCGCCGGAACCCGAAGGCCGCGGGATCGAGCGTGAGGCGCTCGACCGTGCCGGCCTGCACCCGCCAGATGGTGCTGGTGGTCGTGGTGGTCAGTTCGTCCAGACCGTCGTCACCGTGCACCACCAGGGCGCTGGCGCCGCGGGCGGCGAACACCCCGGCCATCACCTCGGCCAGATCCCCCCAGGCGCAGCCGAACAGACCGGCCCGCGGTGCCGCCGGATTGGTCAGCGGACCGAGCAGGTTGAACACGGTCGGCACGCCGATCTCGCGGCGGACCACCGAGGCGTGCCGGTAGGAGGGATGGAATTGCGGCGCGAACGCGAAGGCGATACCGACCTCGGCGACACTGCGCGCGACATCTTCGGGTCCCAGATCGATGCGCACCCCGAGCGCCTCCAGGGTGTCCGCTCCGCCGGACAGTGAGGAAGCCGCCCGGTTGCCGTGCTTGATCACCGGCACCCCGGCCGCCGCCGTGACGATCGAGGCCATCGTCGACAGGTTCACCGTGTTGGACCCGTCGCCCCCGGTTCCCACGATGTCGACGGCGTCGGCGCCGACCGCACTGTCGGGGATCCGGCGGGCGTGCTTGAGCATGGTGTCGGCGAGCTCGGTGACCTCCGCCGATGTCGGGCGCTTCATCCGCATCGCCACCGCGAAGCCGGAGATCTGCGCCGGCGTCGCCGTGCCGGTCATGATCTGGTCCATCGCCCACGCCGATTGACCACGCTCCAGATCCCGGTGGGTGGTCAGACGGCCGAGGATCAGCGGCCAGGTGAACGGACTCTCGGATGCGCTCTGAGCGGATGACACGCCGTGATGCTATCGCCCGCGCACCCGCCGTCCGGAGCCTGTCACGACTGCCTACCAAGACACGTTTCAACTCAATTACGAACCCGGGTGGTGTTCGTCAACTACAAAGCGTCATACTTGCACCTGTGACGAGCGCTGTTGGGACCTCGGGGACCGCGATTACCTCCCGCGTACATTCGCTGAACAGACCGAACATGGTCAGTGTCGGCACCATTGTGTGGCTTTCCAGTGAGCTGATGTTCTTTGCTGGTCTGTTCGCGATGTACTTCACCGCGCGTGCGCAGGCCCAAGGCGCCTGGCCGCCCGAGCCGACCGAGCTGAACTTGTGGCTCGCGGTACCGGTGACCGCGGTGCTGATCGCCTCCTCCTTCACCTGCCAGATGGGCGTGTTCGCCGCCGAGCGGGGCGACGTGTTCGGCCTGCGCCGGTGGTACGTGATCACCTTCCTGATGGGACTGTTCTTCGTCCTCGGCCAGGGCTACGAGTACATCCACCTCGTCGAGACCGGCACCACCATCCCGGGCAGTGCCTACGGGTCGGTGTTCTATCTGGCCACCGGCTTCCACGGACTGCACGTCATCGGCGGTCTGGTCGCCTTCATCTTCTTGCTCATTCGCACCAGGCTGTCCAAATTCACGCCTGCGCAGGCGACCGCGGCGATCGTCGTGTCCTACTACTGGCACTTCGTCGACATCGTGTGGATCGCCCTGTTCGCCGTCATCTACTTCGTCCGATGATCGGCAAGCCGATGCGTCCGATGCTCTCGACGATGAGAAGGGGTTCGATGACCAGCAAGTCCGGCGCAGCCGGGAAGACGATCAAGCAACGTCGCTTGCGCCGGCGCGTGTCGGCGGCCGTGCTGCTGCTGCTCGGGCTGTCTGTGGCGGGCGTCACCGCCGCCACCTTGACCCCGACCCCCCAGGTCGCCGTCGCCGACGAATCCCAGTCGGCGCTGCTGCGCACCGGCAAGCAACTGTTCGACACCTCGTGCATCAGCTGCCACGGCGCCAACCTGCAGGGTGTGCCCGACCGCGGCCCCAGCCTGATCGGCACCGGTGAGGCGGCCGTGTACTTCCAGGTCTCCACCGGCCGGATGCCCGCAATGCGCGGCGAGGCCCAGGCGCCCCGCAAGGAGCCGGTCTTCGACGAGCACCAGATCGACGCGCTCGGCGCCTTCGTCCAGGCCAACGGCGGCGGCCCCGTCGTGCCCCGGGAAGCCAACGGGCAGATCGCCGACGAGTCCCTGCTGTCCGGTGACGTCGCCCGCGGTGGCGACCTGTTCCGGCTGAACTGCGCCTCGTGCCACAACTTCACC
It includes:
- a CDS encoding heme-copper oxidase subunit III; this encodes MTSAVGTSGTAITSRVHSLNRPNMVSVGTIVWLSSELMFFAGLFAMYFTARAQAQGAWPPEPTELNLWLAVPVTAVLIASSFTCQMGVFAAERGDVFGLRRWYVITFLMGLFFVLGQGYEYIHLVETGTTIPGSAYGSVFYLATGFHGLHVIGGLVAFIFLLIRTRLSKFTPAQATAAIVVSYYWHFVDIVWIALFAVIYFVR
- the ripC gene encoding peptidoglycan hydrolase RipC; the encoded protein is MRPDRTHRRKSGVQRPLIGALAALTVFGGILASGVQADPADDALAKLNELSHQAEIATENMHAAQLDLDTKLVAQRAAEEKHAADIAAVEAAKADLAKFQTSVDKIAAAQYMGGRTDGLDSMLTASSPQVLIDQLAVQRVMATEMSAQMQNFRNTNVRAAQAESASAQSAANAKTAAEQAAAVRADLQSKQSKLQVEIAVVKSQYEVLTPAQREALAAIPPVPASVPVPAPEALPNNDPGVLAAPPAGIPPGDVAPPPAAAPGSGPAVVAVQAALTRIGSPYSWGAEGPGAFDCSGLVKWAFQQAGVSLPHSSYAQAAGGQAVSTDQMQPGDVVSYYSDASHVGIYIGDGMMVHASTFGKPVVVAPVNNAPIYNVRRY
- a CDS encoding cytochrome c yields the protein MTSKSGAAGKTIKQRRLRRRVSAAVLLLLGLSVAGVTAATLTPTPQVAVADESQSALLRTGKQLFDTSCISCHGANLQGVPDRGPSLIGTGEAAVYFQVSTGRMPAMRGEAQAPRKEPVFDEHQIDALGAFVQANGGGPVVPREANGQIADESLLSGDVARGGDLFRLNCASCHNFTGKGGALSSGKYAPDLGEASKVPAQVYTAMLTGPQNMPKFSDRQLSPEEKADIVTYVRQAADTPDPGGYGLGGFGPTTEGMAIWIIGIVAAVGMTLWIGARA
- a CDS encoding DEDD exonuclease domain-containing protein — translated: MSFADVDPSVGFADGDASVGFAEGDPLVDLLLADTTFVVVDLETTGGRATDSTPGSNDHDAITEIGAVKIRGGEVLGELATLVDPGRSIPPQIVSLTGITSAMVHDAPRIDAVLPAFLEFARGAVLVAHNAGFDIGFLRASAQRLGIAWPRPPVLCTVRLARRVLTRDEAPSVKLSALARLFSATTTPNHRALDDARATVDVLHGLIERVGNQGVRTYPELRAYLPDATAPQRRKRHLADGVPSRPGVYLFRGPADEVLYIGTAVNLRRRVGQYFTGADPRTRMKEMVALATRVDHVECAHELEAGVRELRLLAAHAPPYNRRSKFPRRWWWITLTDEAFPRFSVVRSPRSPRAIGPFTSRADAVTTVDVLALGTGVRTCSTRLARSARHACEERELSPCPATRGADMAQYAGAAQRATDLLDGVDSAAFGTVLSQIESLASLHRYETAARLRDHTASAVETTWRGQRLQALAAVDELIAARPDGRGGWELAVIRHGQLASAGCARRGVPPMPVIDAITLAAQSILPQPAPLGGALVEETAVITRWLAGPGVRIVSAETGWASPIGSAARWADWAATARSARLAAAQPATQTDDLDDRYGVHKPGRTHARAV
- the trpD gene encoding anthranilate phosphoribosyltransferase, encoding MSSAQSASESPFTWPLILGRLTTHRDLERGQSAWAMDQIMTGTATPAQISGFAVAMRMKRPTSAEVTELADTMLKHARRIPDSAVGADAVDIVGTGGDGSNTVNLSTMASIVTAAAGVPVIKHGNRAASSLSGGADTLEALGVRIDLGPEDVARSVAEVGIAFAFAPQFHPSYRHASVVRREIGVPTVFNLLGPLTNPAAPRAGLFGCAWGDLAEVMAGVFAARGASALVVHGDDGLDELTTTTTSTIWRVQAGTVERLTLDPAAFGFRRADLSELVGGDAEANAASVRAVLSGAKGPVRDAVVLNAAGAMVAHAGLSGDAQWVPAWQSGLQRAAEAIDSGAAERLLANWVRFTQKVAG